From the genome of Pseudomonas mohnii:
TGTCACGCAAGGAGCTGTCGCTTGCTGATTTACGGCAGGAGAATTTCATCCTGTATTCGCGCAAGTCCGGTTATGGGCTAAGTGCAGATATCGTGGCCGCCTGCCGTCAATCTGGATTCAATCCGACCATCCGCCAGCAGGCCCCCCAACTATCGTCCGCTGTAAACCTGGTATCTGCGGGAATGGGTATTGCGGTAGTACCCGAATCAATGCAGCGAATTGATCGCGATGGCCTGCATTACAGAGCGCTTCGGCTTGATTGGCCCAAGGCTGTACTTGGACTGGCCACGCGAAAAGCAAATCGGTCTGCAGTCGTCGACGATCTGATTACTTCGGCAAGAATCGAAACTTCGTAAATAGATCTTCCGATACAAACCATGCTATTCCGAGCTGCAACTACCTGCCCAGTATCAGTAACGCGTCTGAAGTATCCAGGTGGCGAAAACCAGTCCCTGAATCGGCAGCAAAACAACACGACAAAATTCTGATGGCATAAGTCAGCGGATTCCGGTTTAGCCGTAGACAAACTGCAAGAAACCATCGTTTGCGAAGGTCTGCCGACCTCCTTTTCGCAAGAGCGTTTCCACCCGGCATTCCGGTGCAGTTCATCTGAATGTCGAAGCGACTTATACCCGCCCTGCCGGCCCAGTCTTGAGCCGACTTGATGTCACTCGTGGACAGGCACACTATTAGTTTCCCGAAGCCATGATTCGCTAACGGAGTAGCAAAATGGAACATGCACTGAAGATCCTCGGTAAAGCCTCGTCGATCAACGTCCGCAAGGTCTTGTGGACGTGCGAGGAACTGGGTCTGTCCTACGAGCGTGAGGATTGGGGCAGCGGTTTTGCCTCGACCCACAGCCCTGAGTTTCTGCGGCTCAATCCCAATGCAAAGGTGCCGGTGATCATCGATGAGAACGGGGCGCTGTGGGAATCCAACACCATCTGCCGTTACCTGGCCGGCAAACACCACCATCACCATGCCGAGCTGCTACCCACCGAACCGGCCGCGCGGGCCCGGGTGGAACAGTGGATGGATTGGCAGGCGATTGAGCTCAATCCGTCCTGGAGCCATGCATTCATGGCGCTGGTGCGCAAGGACCCGGAATTCCAGGACCCGGAATTCCAGGACCCGGAATTCCAGGACCCGCATCGACTGGACGTCAGTGTGCGCGACTGGAACCAGAAGATGGGCATCCTCGAACATCAGCTGGCAACCACCAAGGCTTATGTGGCCGGGCCCACATTCACCTTGGCCGATATCGTCATCGGGCTGTCGGTCAATCGCTGGTTGATGACACCGATCGAGCGCCCCGATTACCCGGCCATCGATGAGTACTTCAGGCGTTTGGCGCAGCACCCCGGTTTTCTCAAGCATTGCTGCAACGGCTTGCCTTGAGCACTCCGTGTGCCAGTGTGCATCGGTGTCGGCCCGGCGGTCGAACCCTGCCGCCTGACGGCAAGGCTTGACCGCAAACGTCCGATACTCACCGGACAAAACAAATTAAGCACTTGATATATAAGATATTTATCTTATAGGCATATTAATTGCTCAACACACTGCACCGCCAATACCTACAAGGTCTATTTATCATGCTGGTCAGTGCAAAATTAAACCAGGTGACGCCACTGCCCAAACGGCCCGGTGAAAATCCAAACGCCGACGCCGCTGCCGGGCTTCAGAGCGGCCTTCAAGGCGCCATGATGCAAGCGCTGCAAAACAATGTGCAGACGCAAACCGCGCACGCCAGCGAGCAGGTACAGGCATCCGCCACACAACTCGCCACGCAACAGGTCAGCCAGGCCAGTAAAATCAGTGACAACGTTGATGAAGCGTTCGCCAAGACCCGCGTGAATCTGCAGGCGACGACTGCAAGCGTACCGGCGGACACCCAGAACAAGGTCGGCAGTGGCTCGGCCACCGACGAATTCAAGGACTATATGAGCAAAACGCCTGAACAGCGTTTGCGCGACAGCATTCTGAAAGAGATGGGCCTGACGGAAGACCAGGTAAAAGCCATGCCTCCTGAACAACAGTTGGCGATTGGCAAGGAAATCGCCGAGCGCATGCAGGACAAGGTGAAACTGGCGCAGGCCGAGAAAGACAACGGCAGCAGCGGTAAAGGCAGCAGTCAGGTGGTCGACAAGTTCCTTGCTTCGCTTTAATGGCGCCGGAATAAAAAGGGGCCCTCTTACCGGGCCCCTTTGCATTTGGCCGCAATCAATTCAACTGCAAGGTCGAATTGAACTGGCTGATGGCGTCCACCACGTGCCGCGAGCCCTGTTGAATCTCCAGAATCACCTCCCCCGCCTCATTCGCCAGCTCTACCCCAAGCCCGGTTCGACTCAAGCTCGACTGCATGCTCGACACAGCACTGACTGACAAATCGTGGTTCTTGCGCACCACTTCGACAATTTCCACCGTTGCCTGGCTGGTGCGTGCGGCCAGGCTGCGCACTTCATCGGCCACCACCGCGAAGCCACGTCCATGCTCGCCGGCGCGGGCCGCTTCGATGGCGGCGTTGAGGGCCAGCAGGTTGGTCTGATCGGCAATGCCGCGAATGGTCTGAACAATGGTGCCGATGATGTCGGACTGTTTGCTGACGGCCT
Proteins encoded in this window:
- a CDS encoding glutathione S-transferase family protein, whose translation is MEHALKILGKASSINVRKVLWTCEELGLSYEREDWGSGFASTHSPEFLRLNPNAKVPVIIDENGALWESNTICRYLAGKHHHHHAELLPTEPAARARVEQWMDWQAIELNPSWSHAFMALVRKDPEFQDPEFQDPEFQDPHRLDVSVRDWNQKMGILEHQLATTKAYVAGPTFTLADIVIGLSVNRWLMTPIERPDYPAIDEYFRRLAQHPGFLKHCCNGLP
- a CDS encoding methyl-accepting chemotaxis protein codes for the protein MKFASNITEQVTTLQTAAESAHSTSVQNDACARKGSEVVQQTVQIIQDISRDLNEAAVSIEAVSKQSDIIGTIVQTIRGIADQTNLLALNAAIEAARAGEHGRGFAVVADEVRSLAARTSQATVEIVEVVRKNHDLSVSAVSSMQSSLSRTGLGVELANEAGEVILEIQQGSRHVVDAISQFNSTLQLN